One window of the Rhizorhabdus dicambivorans genome contains the following:
- a CDS encoding LysR family transcriptional regulator translates to MMRGTSLNWNDLRFFLAVARAGTISLAGRRTGTDHATVARRIAALEQALGLQLFERNPRGYELTRHGEDILAMANVMETEAIRMEERAAGGRAGISGAIRISAPEGFGNFFLASRIGALAAAYPGLSVEMITIQQIVALSRREADIAVTMTPPPAGTFIVEQLTDYRLFVYGARDYLASQPPIRSRDDLAGCTFIGYVDDLIFTRALNYLGEIRPHLRARVQNSSLHAQLVATLSGAGLCVLPAYIARDEPDLVAVLPEQLSLVRSYFMVADADMAETSQVRLTRRFLRDLLEGTHDFFMGSIE, encoded by the coding sequence ATGATGCGCGGCACCAGCCTCAATTGGAACGACTTGCGTTTTTTTCTCGCGGTCGCGCGTGCAGGAACGATCTCGCTGGCAGGCCGGCGGACGGGAACGGACCATGCTACCGTCGCAAGGCGGATCGCAGCTCTTGAGCAAGCGCTCGGATTGCAGCTCTTTGAGCGCAACCCACGAGGCTATGAACTCACGCGGCACGGCGAAGACATCCTCGCAATGGCCAATGTCATGGAAACCGAAGCCATCCGCATGGAGGAGAGGGCCGCTGGTGGTCGCGCGGGAATTTCGGGCGCCATTCGGATCAGCGCGCCGGAAGGCTTTGGAAATTTCTTTCTTGCGTCGCGGATCGGAGCGCTTGCCGCCGCCTATCCTGGACTCTCTGTCGAGATGATCACGATCCAACAGATTGTCGCGCTGTCGCGTCGTGAGGCGGACATCGCCGTGACGATGACGCCGCCGCCCGCGGGCACCTTCATCGTGGAGCAGCTGACGGACTATCGATTGTTCGTGTATGGCGCCCGCGATTATCTGGCGTCCCAACCACCCATTCGCAGCCGCGACGATCTCGCGGGCTGCACCTTCATCGGTTATGTCGATGACCTGATATTTACGCGCGCCCTGAACTACCTCGGTGAAATCCGCCCTCACCTTCGCGCCAGGGTGCAAAATTCCAGCCTTCATGCGCAGCTGGTTGCAACACTGAGTGGGGCTGGGCTGTGTGTGTTGCCCGCTTATATCGCGCGGGACGAACCGGACCTTGTGGCGGTTTTGCCAGAGCAACTGTCGCTGGTGCGCTCCTATTTCATGGTCGCAGACGCCGATATGGCAGAAACATCCCAAGTACGGTTGACGCGTCGGTTCCTCCGCGATCTGCTGGAGGGCACCCATGATTTCTTCATGGGATCGATCGAGTGA
- a CDS encoding iron-containing alcohol dehydrogenase: MRELPAALAQLGLSRPAILTDNYLAGTGALERLVALCTEQGLAARGFADVIPDPTVSSIDKATAFVTEGDHDCVVGFGGGSSIDTAKAVAVLAARGGTMRALKAPHQEDLPGLPIVAIPTTAGTGSEATRFTIVTDEANDEKMLCVGLAYLPILAIVDYELTLSKPVRLTADTGIDALTHAIEAYVSSRANPFSDGMALAAIRAIWPNLRTVCTNPDDRAARESMMIGSLQAGIAFSNASVALVHGMSRPIGAHFHVAHGLSNAMLLPIVTEWSAPAALPRYANCARAMGLSPVEEGDQAAVARLVEALHQVNTDLAVPTPRSHGIDEARWFELLPLMAEQAIASGSPANNPRVPDAQIIEALYRRAWA; this comes from the coding sequence TTGCGGGAACTGCCCGCCGCGCTGGCGCAGCTCGGGCTTTCTCGCCCGGCCATTCTAACCGACAATTACCTGGCCGGAACGGGGGCGCTCGAGCGTCTGGTGGCGCTCTGCACCGAACAGGGACTAGCGGCGCGCGGTTTCGCCGACGTCATCCCGGATCCCACCGTGTCGTCGATCGACAAAGCGACCGCCTTTGTTACCGAGGGTGATCATGACTGCGTGGTTGGTTTCGGCGGCGGAAGCTCCATTGACACCGCGAAGGCCGTCGCGGTTCTGGCCGCCCGCGGCGGTACGATGCGCGCGCTCAAGGCACCCCATCAAGAAGATCTTCCCGGGCTGCCAATCGTCGCTATTCCCACAACGGCAGGCACCGGTTCCGAAGCGACGAGGTTCACGATCGTCACCGACGAGGCCAATGACGAGAAAATGCTCTGTGTCGGGCTGGCCTATCTGCCGATCCTGGCAATCGTCGATTATGAGCTTACGCTCTCCAAACCTGTCCGGTTGACTGCCGACACCGGTATCGATGCGCTCACCCATGCCATCGAAGCCTATGTGTCCAGCCGCGCCAATCCTTTTTCCGACGGAATGGCGCTTGCTGCCATCAGAGCGATCTGGCCAAATCTGCGGACCGTCTGCACGAACCCGGATGACCGGGCGGCGCGCGAAAGCATGATGATCGGTTCGCTGCAGGCTGGCATCGCTTTCTCGAACGCGTCGGTGGCCCTGGTCCACGGGATGAGCCGGCCGATCGGCGCGCATTTCCATGTCGCCCATGGGCTTTCCAATGCGATGCTCTTGCCGATTGTCACCGAATGGTCTGCTCCGGCCGCCCTTCCACGCTATGCGAACTGCGCTCGCGCCATGGGACTTTCGCCTGTCGAGGAAGGGGATCAAGCGGCGGTTGCGCGGCTCGTCGAGGCTCTCCACCAGGTGAACACCGATCTGGCCGTGCCGACACCGCGCAGCCATGGCATCGACGAGGCACGGTGGTTCGAACTCCTCCCTCTTATGGCCGAGCAGGCCATCGCCTCCGGCTCGCCGGCGAACAATCCTCGGGTGCCCGACGCGCAGATCATCGAGGCGCTCTATCGTCGCGCATGGGCCTGA
- a CDS encoding CoA-acylating methylmalonate-semialdehyde dehydrogenase, giving the protein MTLIPSIDHVIHGRAGQTSASTSEVFNPATGEVTSHLTLGTPDDVDAAVSAAQQAFDDWSATPPHIRARVLFRFRDLIERDLDRLANIVTAEHGKVFSDAKGEIVRGLEVVEFACGIPQMLKGDFSESVGKGIDAVSFRQPLGVVAGITPFNFPAMVPMWMFPVALACGNCFILKPSERDPSLANEMAALLSQAGLPDGVFQVVHGGKVVVDALLDHPGVEAVSFVGSTPIAEYVYRRGTAAGKRVQALGGAKNHMIVMPDADLDKAVDALMGAAYGSAGERCMAISVAVPVGQATADALVERLAPKVASLKIGPGVDPEMDMGPLVTQAHADKVRGYIDAGAAEGADLVVDGRDIHRQGYEGGFFLGGTLFDRVTPDMSIYREEIFGPVLSVVRSETFEEALQLINTHEFGNGTAIFTRDGDTAQAFLSKVRAGMVGVNVPIPVPMAFHSFGGWKRSLFGDHHIHGPEGVRFYTRLKTATLRWPKGIRDGADFVMPTLR; this is encoded by the coding sequence ATGACCCTGATCCCATCCATCGACCATGTCATTCATGGACGCGCCGGCCAAACGTCAGCATCGACATCGGAGGTTTTCAATCCCGCGACGGGTGAAGTCACCTCGCATCTCACCCTTGGCACTCCGGACGATGTCGATGCGGCGGTATCCGCCGCGCAGCAGGCGTTCGACGATTGGTCCGCCACGCCGCCGCACATCCGCGCCAGAGTGCTGTTCCGGTTTCGCGATTTGATCGAGCGGGACTTGGATCGCCTGGCAAACATCGTGACCGCCGAGCATGGCAAAGTCTTCAGCGATGCAAAGGGCGAGATCGTTCGGGGCCTTGAGGTCGTCGAATTCGCCTGTGGCATTCCGCAGATGCTCAAGGGCGATTTTAGCGAGAGTGTCGGCAAAGGCATCGACGCCGTGTCCTTCCGGCAGCCGCTGGGAGTTGTCGCGGGCATCACGCCCTTCAACTTTCCCGCAATGGTTCCGATGTGGATGTTCCCAGTCGCGCTCGCCTGCGGCAACTGCTTCATTCTGAAGCCCTCGGAACGCGACCCGAGCCTCGCCAACGAAATGGCCGCCCTCCTCTCTCAGGCCGGGCTGCCCGATGGCGTGTTTCAGGTCGTGCACGGCGGCAAGGTCGTCGTTGACGCGCTGTTGGACCATCCCGGCGTAGAGGCTGTCTCTTTCGTCGGTTCTACGCCGATCGCTGAATATGTGTATCGCCGCGGCACGGCTGCCGGCAAGCGTGTCCAGGCGTTGGGCGGCGCCAAGAATCACATGATCGTGATGCCCGATGCCGATCTCGACAAAGCGGTCGATGCGCTGATGGGTGCGGCTTATGGTTCGGCCGGCGAACGCTGCATGGCGATTTCGGTCGCTGTCCCCGTGGGGCAAGCGACAGCCGATGCCCTCGTGGAGCGCCTTGCGCCTAAGGTCGCCAGTCTCAAGATCGGTCCTGGGGTCGATCCCGAAATGGATATGGGCCCGCTTGTCACCCAGGCGCACGCTGACAAGGTCCGTGGCTATATCGACGCAGGCGCTGCCGAGGGCGCGGACCTCGTGGTCGATGGACGCGACATCCATCGGCAAGGCTATGAGGGGGGCTTTTTCCTGGGAGGTACATTGTTCGATCGGGTGACGCCCGACATGAGCATCTACCGCGAGGAAATCTTCGGCCCCGTGCTGTCCGTCGTCCGCTCGGAAACGTTCGAAGAGGCGTTGCAGCTCATCAACACCCACGAATTCGGGAACGGTACCGCGATCTTCACGCGAGACGGTGATACCGCTCAAGCGTTTCTCAGCAAGGTTCGCGCGGGGATGGTTGGCGTCAATGTTCCCATCCCGGTGCCGATGGCGTTCCATTCCTTTGGCGGCTGGAAGCGGTCGCTTTTCGGGGATCACCACATCCACGGCCCGGAAGGCGTCCGCTTTTACACGAGGCTCAAGACCGCTACCCTGCGTTGGCCAAAGGGCATTCGGGACGGCGCGGATTTCGTCATGCCCACGTTGCGGTAA
- a CDS encoding aminomethyltransferase family protein has protein sequence MVRSVQDIVDDNPDLVNYFKYQTGGYASASLIDILRPFIPAEFTNWREEQRAWHEAAVMFDQSHHMSVTYIKGPDAKAMLNYLSPSTFSNLSTDRGKQYFVANPDGKHIGDCVLHYYGDDEGFELISGNPLQSWVRYHCQTGEYNVEARHDPSSPLGKGHRRTKYRFQLEGPNARQILDDVCVGGMPELQFFRTAFVTIAGCRVHILRHGMAGHTGAEISGPWDEMDTVRDAILKAGEKLGLRRGGTWAYYSATLENGWIPTPFPAIYTSDAMKAYREWLPAASLEGQMHVAGSYYGEQIEDYYWDAWSLGYDKFVKFDHDFIGRAALEKMKPQPHRVKRLLVWNEDDVMKVMASQFGDGPIYKAIDMPLAFYGLPQADDVRSTDGRHVGVSQWCGYTVNEHRMMSLCGIDEASAAPGTEVVITWGERNGGAPNRQTERHEQTTIRATVALTPADALSQGRVRATL, from the coding sequence ATGGTGCGGTCGGTTCAGGACATTGTCGATGACAACCCGGACTTGGTGAACTATTTCAAATACCAGACCGGAGGATACGCGAGCGCATCGCTCATCGACATCCTTCGGCCTTTCATTCCTGCCGAGTTCACGAATTGGCGCGAGGAGCAGCGCGCTTGGCACGAAGCGGCGGTGATGTTCGACCAGTCGCATCACATGTCAGTGACCTACATCAAGGGTCCGGATGCCAAGGCGATGCTGAATTATCTGTCGCCGTCCACCTTCTCCAATCTGTCCACCGATCGTGGCAAACAATATTTCGTCGCCAATCCCGACGGCAAGCATATCGGCGACTGTGTCCTTCATTATTATGGGGATGATGAGGGGTTCGAGCTGATCAGCGGCAATCCGCTGCAAAGCTGGGTGCGGTACCATTGCCAGACGGGCGAATATAACGTCGAGGCGAGGCACGATCCAAGCTCACCCTTGGGCAAAGGGCACCGGCGGACGAAGTATCGCTTTCAGCTTGAAGGCCCCAACGCCCGGCAGATCCTCGATGATGTCTGCGTTGGAGGAATGCCAGAGCTCCAGTTTTTCCGCACCGCGTTCGTCACCATCGCGGGCTGCCGCGTTCACATCCTGCGGCATGGCATGGCCGGCCATACCGGCGCAGAGATCTCCGGTCCCTGGGACGAGATGGACACCGTTCGTGATGCGATCCTGAAGGCCGGCGAAAAGCTCGGCCTGCGCCGCGGCGGCACATGGGCTTACTACAGCGCGACCCTGGAGAATGGATGGATCCCGACGCCCTTCCCCGCGATTTACACCAGCGACGCAATGAAGGCGTATCGCGAGTGGCTGCCCGCAGCCAGTCTTGAAGGCCAGATGCACGTCGCTGGCAGCTATTATGGCGAGCAGATCGAGGATTATTATTGGGACGCCTGGTCGCTTGGCTACGACAAGTTCGTCAAGTTTGATCACGACTTCATCGGGCGCGCGGCGCTGGAGAAGATGAAGCCGCAGCCTCATCGTGTTAAACGCCTCCTGGTGTGGAACGAAGACGATGTCATGAAGGTGATGGCGTCGCAATTCGGCGATGGGCCAATCTATAAAGCGATCGACATGCCGCTGGCCTTTTATGGCCTGCCACAGGCCGATGACGTTCGCTCGACCGACGGGCGACATGTCGGCGTGTCGCAATGGTGCGGTTACACGGTCAATGAGCACCGGATGATGTCGCTTTGCGGGATCGACGAGGCATCCGCCGCGCCGGGTACCGAAGTCGTTATCACCTGGGGCGAGCGCAACGGCGGCGCGCCCAATCGGCAAACCGAACGTCATGAGCAGACGACGATCCGCGCGACGGTGGCGCTTACCCCGGCCGATGCCCTGTCGCAGGGCCGGGTCCGCGCGACGCTCTGA
- a CDS encoding methylenetetrahydrofolate reductase, which translates to MGSPVMAIDCDSVPDNLVHCFSIEMTGKDIDALQAAAPLLPPGTSVAVTFLPGENYETRIAACKAVRDLGFEPMPHFSARRIQDEAEFHDFLHAVVAEAKVRRCFVIAGDAAEPEGPYADSMQLIASGAFEAAGIDLIGVAGHPEGHPNMTAGEATAVLRAKTDEIERRGMAALIVTQFTFDAARTLDWLAEVRQAGIDVPVLLGVPGPAGIKTLLRFAARCGVGASASVLSKYGISIGHLLGSAGPDRFVDALRAGIGEQHGHVRLHFYPFGGLDKTARWIADYARKH; encoded by the coding sequence ATGGGCTCGCCCGTTATGGCCATCGATTGCGACAGCGTGCCGGATAATCTGGTGCATTGCTTCTCGATTGAGATGACTGGGAAGGATATCGATGCGCTGCAGGCAGCGGCGCCGCTCTTGCCCCCCGGTACATCCGTCGCGGTGACGTTCCTGCCAGGCGAAAACTACGAGACGCGGATCGCAGCCTGCAAGGCGGTGCGTGACCTCGGTTTCGAGCCGATGCCGCATTTCTCAGCCCGTCGCATCCAAGACGAGGCGGAGTTCCACGACTTCCTGCACGCCGTCGTGGCTGAAGCCAAGGTGCGGCGCTGCTTCGTCATCGCCGGAGACGCCGCTGAGCCGGAAGGCCCGTATGCCGATAGCATGCAGTTGATTGCCAGCGGCGCCTTTGAGGCCGCCGGGATCGACCTGATCGGCGTTGCGGGCCATCCCGAAGGCCATCCCAACATGACAGCGGGGGAGGCCACCGCCGTCCTGCGGGCCAAGACCGATGAGATCGAAAGACGCGGTATGGCGGCGCTCATCGTCACGCAATTTACGTTCGACGCTGCGCGCACGCTCGACTGGCTCGCCGAAGTACGCCAGGCCGGCATCGACGTCCCGGTTCTGCTCGGGGTGCCCGGCCCGGCCGGCATCAAGACGCTTTTGCGTTTCGCCGCGCGGTGCGGCGTCGGCGCGTCCGCATCCGTGCTGAGCAAATATGGCATCTCGATTGGCCATCTGCTCGGATCGGCCGGCCCCGACCGCTTCGTCGATGCGCTCCGCGCCGGAATTGGCGAACAGCATGGGCATGTCCGCCTGCACTTCTACCCTTTTGGCGGCCTCGACAAAACGGCGCGGTGGATCGCTGACTACGCTCGAAAGCACTGA
- the purU gene encoding formyltetrahydrofolate deformylase codes for MNNSFTLRLQCDDRPGLVAHVAGYLAAHGCNITEAQQFDDVTNNRFFMRVKFVAGGDSSLESLREGFSAAGSDMDLDWEIRDDSQRQKVVIMVSKFDHCLGDLLYRHHIGELPMDVLGVISNHPREALAVSSLRGVPFHHLPMAIGGKEAQEAEVKRLVREGGADLVILARYMQILSDDLAGFLSGRCINIHHSFLPGFKGAKPYHQAHARGVKMIGATAHYVTADLDEGPIIAQDTEVVSHADTAEDMVRKGRDIERQVLAGAVLAHLEGRVFLNQSRTVVFRS; via the coding sequence ATGAACAATAGCTTCACGCTCCGCTTGCAATGCGACGATCGCCCCGGGCTGGTCGCGCATGTTGCCGGTTATCTCGCTGCGCACGGGTGCAACATCACCGAGGCGCAGCAATTCGACGACGTCACCAACAACCGCTTCTTCATGCGCGTCAAGTTCGTGGCCGGCGGCGATAGCAGTCTGGAGAGCCTCCGCGAAGGCTTCTCGGCAGCGGGCAGCGACATGGACCTCGATTGGGAAATTCGCGACGACAGCCAGCGCCAGAAAGTCGTCATCATGGTCAGCAAGTTTGACCATTGCCTGGGTGACCTGCTGTATCGCCATCACATCGGCGAGTTGCCGATGGACGTGCTCGGGGTCATCTCGAACCATCCGCGCGAAGCGCTGGCGGTCTCATCGCTCCGTGGCGTCCCGTTCCATCACCTGCCCATGGCGATCGGCGGCAAGGAAGCGCAGGAGGCCGAGGTGAAGCGGCTCGTGCGCGAGGGCGGTGCGGATCTCGTCATTCTGGCCCGCTATATGCAGATTCTGTCAGATGACCTTGCCGGCTTTCTGTCCGGCAGGTGCATCAACATCCATCACTCGTTCCTGCCCGGGTTCAAGGGTGCGAAACCCTACCATCAGGCCCATGCCCGCGGGGTCAAGATGATTGGCGCGACCGCGCATTATGTGACCGCGGACCTCGACGAGGGGCCGATCATCGCCCAGGATACCGAGGTCGTGAGTCATGCCGACACGGCCGAGGATATGGTTCGAAAAGGCCGTGACATCGAGCGGCAGGTATTGGCCGGCGCCGTCCTTGCCCATCTGGAGGGCCGGGTCTTCCTGAATCAGTCGCGCACCGTGGTTTTTCGCTCCTGA
- a CDS encoding bifunctional 5,10-methylenetetrahydrofolate dehydrogenase/5,10-methenyltetrahydrofolate cyclohydrolase, whose translation MADLINGRAIAARLVRDVSEQVAAIVAQSGLAPGLAVVLVGSDAASEVYVARKIETCRAVGIRSIERRLPADTSQAELLSLIDELNADPTVHGILVQLPLPAPLDSNLVLDRIKPAKDVDGFHPVNVGRLSTGTGGLVPCTPLGCMMLLDEVIDDYRGLNAVVIGKSNIVGKPLALLLLERECTVTVTHIETRDLADIARRADIVVAAAGAPRLVRGYWVKEGAVVIDVGITRMTAADGKTKLVGDCATDELGHARAITPVPGGVGPMTIACLVANTVCAATLAAHG comes from the coding sequence ATGGCGGACTTGATCAACGGCCGGGCAATCGCTGCACGGCTCGTCCGCGATGTCTCCGAACAAGTGGCGGCGATTGTCGCTCAGTCCGGGCTGGCACCGGGCCTGGCCGTGGTCTTGGTCGGTAGTGACGCGGCAAGTGAGGTCTATGTCGCGCGCAAAATCGAAACCTGCCGCGCAGTCGGCATACGCTCGATCGAGCGTCGTTTGCCAGCCGATACGTCCCAGGCCGAATTGCTATCGTTGATCGATGAGCTCAACGCCGACCCGACGGTCCATGGCATCCTCGTGCAGCTGCCGTTGCCAGCGCCGCTCGACTCCAATCTCGTCCTCGATCGCATAAAGCCTGCGAAGGACGTGGACGGCTTCCACCCCGTCAACGTCGGGAGACTGTCGACCGGGACGGGAGGGCTCGTGCCCTGCACACCGCTCGGCTGCATGATGCTCCTCGACGAAGTGATCGACGACTATCGCGGCCTCAACGCTGTGGTGATCGGAAAGTCGAACATCGTCGGCAAGCCGCTGGCGTTGCTGCTGCTGGAACGGGAATGCACCGTCACCGTCACCCACATCGAAACACGCGATCTCGCTGACATCGCGCGACGGGCGGATATTGTCGTTGCCGCCGCAGGCGCACCCCGGCTCGTGCGGGGCTATTGGGTCAAGGAAGGCGCGGTCGTCATCGACGTCGGCATCACGCGCATGACCGCAGCCGATGGCAAAACAAAGCTGGTGGGTGACTGCGCGACTGACGAGCTCGGGCATGCTCGGGCGATTACGCCGGTTCCAGGCGGAGTTGGCCCGATGACGATTGCCTGTCTGGTCGCCAATACGGTGTGTGCGGCAACGCTGGCAGCGCATGGCTGA
- a CDS encoding dihydroneopterin aldolase, with translation MADGQTDVDLGRSCTTVVRVRDLKLQAHIGINSDEIGRVQDLIISIELTLIAGHVHAMDRTIDYREVAEAAATLARSHVPLIETFALRLAEHCLRHPAVTAASVSVDKPSAIANGIAGTSVHLRRPCG, from the coding sequence ATGGCTGACGGTCAGACGGATGTCGACCTGGGTCGTAGCTGTACGACCGTTGTGCGTGTACGCGACCTGAAACTGCAGGCGCATATCGGCATCAATTCCGACGAGATTGGTCGCGTCCAGGACCTCATTATCTCAATCGAGCTTACGCTCATTGCCGGCCACGTCCACGCAATGGACCGGACGATCGACTATCGTGAGGTCGCCGAGGCGGCGGCAACGCTGGCCCGCAGCCACGTTCCGCTGATCGAGACCTTTGCGCTGCGGCTGGCCGAGCATTGCCTGCGCCACCCGGCCGTGACAGCCGCATCCGTCTCCGTCGACAAGCCGTCCGCCATCGCGAACGGAATCGCCGGCACCAGCGTACACTTGCGCCGCCCCTGCGGATAA
- a CDS encoding aldehyde dehydrogenase family protein, protein MTDYHLLIDGALVAGADTIDVLNPATGATFAAAPRANHEQMHQAVAAARRAFPAWAAMTQTARAERLQAFANALEPRADELARLLTQEQGKPIAEAQFEVGGTIAALRYFAGQSVQPKILRDTPSEKIIEHRTPLGVVAAIVPWNFPLILLMVKLGPALITGNVVIAKPAPTTPLTTLLLGEIAADILPAGVFQTLADANDLGAELAAHPDVAMVAFTGSTATGRKVLAGAADTLKRFTLELGGNDAAIILDDADLDIVAPAVFRAATSNAGQICLAAKRIYAPEAMYDRLCGALAELAETAVVGDGLEQGTQIGPIQNRIQYEKLLGYLKDAHASGTVIAGGKPIDRDGFFIAPTVVRDIADDARLVAEEQFGPIIPVLSYTSLDEVIERANRSEYGLGGTIWTSDPQRGEDVAMRIDTGTVWVNKHLELPFDVAFGGAKQSGLGRQQGEEGLEEFTQPKIVNIAR, encoded by the coding sequence ATGACCGACTATCACTTGCTGATCGATGGAGCGCTGGTCGCGGGCGCTGACACAATCGACGTGCTCAACCCGGCAACCGGCGCCACGTTCGCCGCGGCCCCCCGCGCGAATCACGAGCAGATGCACCAGGCCGTGGCGGCAGCGCGTCGAGCGTTTCCCGCATGGGCAGCGATGACGCAGACCGCACGGGCGGAACGACTGCAAGCGTTCGCCAATGCGCTCGAACCTCGCGCCGACGAGCTGGCTCGGTTGCTGACGCAGGAGCAAGGCAAGCCGATTGCCGAGGCACAGTTCGAAGTCGGCGGCACCATCGCGGCGCTGCGCTATTTTGCCGGCCAATCGGTCCAACCCAAGATCCTGCGCGATACCCCGAGCGAGAAGATCATTGAGCATCGCACGCCCCTCGGCGTGGTTGCAGCGATCGTGCCGTGGAACTTCCCGCTCATCCTGCTCATGGTCAAGCTCGGGCCCGCGCTTATCACCGGCAATGTCGTGATCGCAAAGCCAGCGCCGACCACGCCGCTGACGACCCTGCTGCTCGGTGAGATCGCCGCCGACATCCTGCCGGCCGGTGTGTTTCAGACGCTCGCAGACGCGAACGACCTGGGCGCGGAACTTGCCGCGCACCCTGACGTGGCGATGGTCGCGTTCACCGGCTCCACGGCCACGGGTCGCAAGGTGCTGGCGGGCGCGGCTGACACGCTGAAGCGGTTCACGCTCGAGCTCGGCGGCAACGATGCCGCAATCATCCTCGACGATGCCGATCTCGACATTGTTGCGCCCGCGGTCTTCCGAGCCGCGACCTCCAATGCGGGCCAGATCTGCCTTGCCGCCAAGCGCATCTATGCGCCCGAGGCAATGTACGATCGCCTCTGCGGGGCTCTCGCCGAACTGGCCGAGACCGCCGTTGTTGGCGACGGGCTGGAGCAGGGCACGCAGATCGGCCCCATCCAGAACCGGATCCAGTATGAGAAGCTGCTTGGCTATCTCAAGGATGCGCACGCATCCGGCACCGTCATCGCCGGCGGAAAGCCGATTGACCGGGACGGCTTCTTCATCGCACCCACCGTCGTGCGCGATATCGCCGATGATGCGCGGCTGGTTGCCGAAGAGCAGTTCGGCCCCATCATTCCTGTCTTGTCCTACACGTCGCTTGATGAGGTGATCGAGCGCGCCAATCGGTCGGAATATGGCCTGGGCGGCACGATCTGGACGTCGGACCCGCAGCGCGGGGAAGATGTGGCGATGCGGATCGACACTGGAACCGTGTGGGTCAACAAACATCTTGAGCTGCCGTTTGACGTAGCCTTCGGGGGTGCGAAACAATCAGGATTGGGGCGGCAGCAGGGTGAGGAGGGGCTGGAGGAATTCACGCAGCCCAAGATCGTCAATATCGCTCGCTAA
- a CDS encoding amidohydrolase family protein — MTKIEYPPQASVKAGGSDRPLHGISCGARRSMDPIGQTLDRRDFTQGLGLTGALMLQSMAWPTAVSAAGPAVSPNGADLEPIFDPDQAFIDAHHHLWAKGREGLVALSGRPRFLFDDLLREAAGHRLIASVYINSTTSYRADGPVDFRGVGETEFANGQAAASASGLFGPARVGAALVAGVTCQIGDRLKPVLEAHLAAGNGRLRGVRQNAAWDADASIIGGVINSPPGLYRSDAFRAGFRHIGPLGLSFDAFLLSPQLSDVIDLARAFPDTTIVLNHMGNPVGTGRYAGKMKERFPIWKRDLQALAKMPRVYVKIGGLGAHLAEFKSYRSDPPAHSKQIAAEWRPYMETAIEIFGVHRCMFESNYPVESGTGSYRTIVNALKRVAAPFSAEERQALFVGAAADCYRLDLAALPALSSDRGTTPRAS, encoded by the coding sequence ATGACGAAAATTGAGTATCCTCCCCAGGCATCGGTAAAAGCCGGCGGCTCCGATAGGCCGCTTCATGGGATTTCCTGTGGCGCACGCCGCTCGATGGATCCGATCGGGCAGACGCTCGATCGTCGCGATTTCACGCAGGGGCTTGGGCTAACCGGCGCGCTGATGCTGCAAAGCATGGCCTGGCCCACCGCTGTTTCTGCGGCTGGGCCGGCCGTCTCTCCAAACGGAGCCGATCTCGAGCCAATTTTCGATCCCGACCAAGCTTTCATTGATGCCCATCACCACCTGTGGGCAAAAGGCCGCGAGGGCCTGGTTGCTCTTTCGGGGCGACCGCGGTTCCTGTTTGACGATCTCCTCAGAGAAGCGGCTGGGCACAGGCTGATCGCATCCGTCTATATAAATTCGACGACATCGTATCGCGCCGATGGTCCCGTCGATTTTCGGGGCGTGGGCGAAACGGAGTTCGCGAACGGGCAGGCCGCGGCCAGTGCAAGCGGCCTGTTCGGTCCCGCCAGGGTCGGGGCCGCGCTCGTTGCTGGCGTTACCTGCCAGATTGGCGATCGCCTGAAGCCGGTACTGGAGGCACATCTAGCCGCTGGGAACGGACGTTTGCGCGGTGTCCGCCAAAACGCCGCCTGGGACGCGGACGCGTCGATCATCGGTGGCGTGATCAACAGTCCACCCGGTCTTTATCGCAGCGACGCGTTTCGCGCCGGTTTCCGTCACATTGGGCCCTTAGGTCTCAGCTTCGATGCTTTCCTGCTCTCGCCACAGCTGTCGGATGTCATCGATCTCGCGAGGGCTTTCCCGGACACGACGATTGTCCTGAACCACATGGGCAACCCGGTCGGAACCGGCCGCTATGCCGGTAAAATGAAAGAGCGTTTTCCCATCTGGAAGCGGGATCTACAGGCTCTCGCCAAAATGCCGCGTGTTTACGTCAAGATTGGCGGCCTTGGCGCGCATCTGGCCGAATTCAAGTCTTACAGGAGCGATCCGCCAGCCCACTCCAAGCAGATTGCAGCGGAATGGCGACCCTATATGGAAACCGCGATCGAGATATTCGGTGTCCACCGCTGCATGTTCGAGAGCAACTACCCGGTCGAGAGCGGGACTGGGAGCTATCGTACGATCGTCAACGCGCTGAAACGGGTCGCAGCGCCGTTTTCGGCCGAAGAGCGACAAGCGCTTTTCGTCGGCGCGGCCGCGGATTGCTACAGGCTTGATCTGGCGGCACTTCCGGCATTGTCCAGCGACCGTGGGACCACACCGAGGGCGAGCTAA